Part of the Nicotiana sylvestris chromosome 2, ASM39365v2, whole genome shotgun sequence genome, AGGCTTACCCACAAGCCTGGATCAGAATCATTGGATTCGACAACGTCCGTCAAGTGCAATGCATCAGTTTCATCGCCTACAAGCCCGAAGGCTACTAAAATCTCCATTTTTAAGACAACTTACCCCATGTCTTCGGGGGAAGTTTGTTTGAATTCTCCTGATCAGATTTTACCCTGGAGAAACtgttttggtttttctttctttttccttctttctacTCATTGTATATTTTTGAACTTTAATCAAGTTTATTGAAACTAATAATGTCATTTGTTTCTTTCGTAATTTGCTTTGTGGTGTACATCGGTCCTAATTATCTGAGTAGTATCTGCATTCTCAATGCTATTGCCTGCAAAATTAAGGATCATGTCCAAGTCTTTTCAATTGGACAGATCTGTTATTTGAACAACCTATCAGTTACCTAAATTTCAAACAACTGTCATAAAACACAGAAATTGCAAAGACTGCGTGCTTAGGCAAAGCAAAAGTTCAAcacatcctttttttttttttttttttttaactccaAGTTACGATTTTATTACCATTGCAATGCAAAAGATACAATTTGAAGAAGGAGGGTATAGCCTGGCCTTCTATATATATTGAGAATTTGACACAATAAATTCATACAATAAGTACAGAATTGGTGGGATTATCTCCGCACCAACATGCCAATTGGTAATAAAGTTGAGAACTCATGGTGGTTCATACACTATGGTACTTGGTCTTCTCTTCTTGACTCGGAATGCTGGAATTTGCCATCTATCTACATTTAGTAACCCTTTGACTTGCCGCGGCAATGTATCAAAATAAGTGAAAATATACACTTCCTCTAATTGATGACTTAGAGAAGCCATCTTGTCCACAACTTGATTTGCTTCTCTAAAATAATGTCTAATGATTAGACCCTTTTGTTCAACCAGCATTTTTACCTCCATAACAACACTGTTGATTCTCCATGGTTTGGACCATATGCCTTGAATGCAGTTGTGAAGTAGCAAGGAATCAGTTTCACCAATAATCAGTCCATATCCTTGTTGAACGCACCATTTTAGGCCAAAAAGAAGGGCCTCTACTTCTGCTAAGTTACTTGTTCCTTGACCCATTGGTATAGCATAAGCCATAAGCATTTTACCACCATTGTCTCTAACCACCCCGCCACATCCATAATTCCCATTAACACAACTACCATCACTGTTTAACAAGTGTGGTTTAAGCCACTTGACCTCAGTTATGCACCTTTCAACCAGAGAGTAGTCAAAGAATTTACATATATCTTCCCAATTATTGTTAACAGTTAGCTTCCCAAAATGAGAGTTAACTAATTGGGCAATGTTAAAAGTGATAAGGCATTTGGATCTTGCCACTGATAGCCTCTCCATTTCATATTTGCTACAACACCTTGACCTCCACAGCTCCCATACAACAATAGGAGGCATAATCTGGAAAACAAAAGCAGCAACAGAGTTTTTGGACTTATGATTCCAACAGTTAGCAAACAGAGTTCTTAAGGGGATGTTAATGTGAGCTATTCAAACCATTCCAGCAAAAATTGCCCACACTTGTTGTGCAAAATGTCCCTGACAAAATAAGTGTTCACACATTTCCTCGTCTGGGATCATTCCGGGAGAAGGGCAGCAACAACATTTAGAGGCTAAGGAAATCCCAAACCTCGTGATCCTTTCATCTGTTGCGATTTTTCCATGGATAGCTCTCCAAGCCAAGAAAGACATCTTAAATGGGACATCTTTATGCCATAACTTAGagtcaaaaggagcaagatcctTTCTTCGTCTTAATGCATTCCAAGCAGAGGCCACACTGAATTTTCCTGAAGTAGTAATTGTCGAGATTGGAGTATCATCCTCTTCTTGGCCAATTGTGATGTGAACAGAGGCTACCCAAGTCTTAACAGCTTCAGGAGGCTGAGTATGTAAGCAAGACCAGTCCCATACTCCATCCTTATATACTTCATTAACCTTGGTATTGTCATACCCAACATCTTCGCCTAAGTTGGAAGACAAAGGACCAAAATTGGTCCAATTTTCATACCAAAAACTGCTATTACCTCTCCCAACTCTCCATAAGATGTTCTGCTCTACTTCATATTTTAATTTGCACATAGCTTGCCAATTATGGGATTTGCCAGCAGTCCATTGACTAATCAGTGGATGATAGATTCTACAATATTTGGCTTTGACAAATTGGGACCATAAGGAGTTTGTTGTTCTGAACCTCCACCATTGCTTTGCTGTGAAGGCTTTGCAGACATCCTCCAACTTCCTAAAATTAGCCCCTCCCTCTTCATATGGAAAACAAAGTTTGGACCATGCCGACCAATGGTATCTGTCACTAGTCTCTTGCCCAGACCAGAAGAATCTAGCTAGGTACCTCTCAATTGTAGCGATAGTACCCTTGGTTGGATGGACTGCAGCCAATGTATGGACATTCAGGGCCAATAGAACATGCCTGATAAGAACTGCGCTGCCTCCAGAAGACAGTAGCTTTAAATACCATCCTTTGATCCTGTTAATCACCTTGCTAACCATCCCTGCAAAGGTAGACAACTTTTTTCTACCAGAATATATAGGACAACTGAGGTATTTGATAAGAAGGGGTTCATGTCTCATCTCTGTTATTTCCTCAATCTTGCGAATGGATCTTTGTGTTGCAGAAGAAGCCAATGAGAAACTACATTTAGATTTATTGATCTTCTGCCCAGAAACTTGTTCATATGTTGCTAATGCAGTTTGGATCAGCTGAAGAGTAGCTTTCCCGCCATTGCAAAATAAAATAGTATCATCTGCAAAGGCGAGATTGTTGATTTGTGGACCATGACTACTCATGTAGAAACCTTTGTACCCTATGTGCTTCTGGAGTTCATTCAATAATTGAGATAACAATTCAGCActcaaaacaaaaagagaaggtGAGTGGGGATCACCTTGCCAGAGCCCTCTCCCAGATTTAAACAATCCATGCCTACTTCCATTCATAATTATTGTGTACCAATTGTTTGAAATATATCTATGAATAATGTCAATCCAGCTCTCGGCAAAACCCATTTTTCTCAGCATGAGGCAGAGAAAGGACCATGATATTCTATCATATGCTTTTGCCATGTCTAATTTCATAACCACATTGCTCCCCTCAACAGGTTTTCCAATATCATTCACAATCTCTTGAGCCAACAAATTATTTTCAGCTATGGCTCTACCTTTAACAAATCCACTCTGATtattgtcgacgccccctttttctatacgtgggtcgaaatcgggtatacgacatttgggaggacaactctattccctttcgagaattgggtcttagaattttgaagagtcgccacctaatgattatagtgcattagaaCACTTTTAAGAAAGGTTCGAGTTGGAAAactagagttcgggtaagggctagaaattatctcaaggggaaggtgttaggcatccctgaagatccactagtgtggtcccggccatgttacaattgtgactttacaagtaaacaatcaaggctcaaataaggactcgcatataacattgcaattaggttgaaaacttttgaaggcaagtagagagggcagaaatttatgaaaaaggatttgaatagttttacaagaagagatgaaagcaaataaagggaagggggtcctaggtttatcattaatatggatcacttcaatgcaatatcagcaatcactcctcagaagaggggtcgcacgtgatattagcgcaccggtcatcatatccatattctacccttcccaccccgttaaggtattaaagcgcggaatggtatcgttacttatcgcatgctattacccgccccaatcctatcagtctcggaggcattgagactactaatcctacagGGTAAGGAGTAGGCtgaaccctcaggtttaaaggataAAATGCTAAGCGACATACATAACAAATAGGACCGCACATAAGGGAGCATACaaagacaaataaaggctcacAGATCCTTCCACAAGTGAACATGTAATCAGCACGTCTCAAACGCATTTAAGGTCTTAAAGATGGGAGTTTTCAGAAAACAGGAATAGATAACAACAGTTGAGTTTAGCGACAGATAAAAAAATCGTTAAAGCATGGTTTTTGAAAATCAAGTAGTGACAGTAGCTTAACGAGGTGCTGGACAAGTATTCAAAATAGCACGATTCTGGGCAGAAAATGGTAACCCAGTAGTTTGAAAACATAATAGAACAAGAATAAGAAAATCAGTGAAAGTAAATAGATGCACAATTTCAAGATTTTGTTTCCAGATAGAGCgagagtttttttttaaaaaaaaaaaaccggAGTGAACTTCAGCAAGAATGGGAGCAGCAGAGTTCAAAATTATAAGAGGCTGATTGGTCTTAAACCGATAAAACATGATTAATCGATTCTTATTAGGCCTAAAGTTTGTCTAGGCGTCGTATGCATTGCCTAATTATCTTAAAGGGTGAACATGCATATCGATTTTTAGCTGTAAGAGGGATAAACAAACAGTTAACCATACTTGTATTATTAGATTAAGCATACTAATGAGGTGTTTAACAATTGCAACTCAAACAAGTATAAAACCATAAACGACAGGATGTCTAATGCACATAGGAGTTCCtaaaacatggtttctaaatgctaATGATTATGAGAATGCAGCAGTAGCCATTAACAGTTTTTTGCCTATTATTAACTGATAATAGTTACAAAATGAATATAACAATAGGCTGAAAGTAAAGAAcctagaacatgatttctaatgtgtGAGATGCATGTCCTATACAGGTTATCTATTGCGCAGATAAATAAATAgagtcctataagcatgttttctacccattacttaaactaagcatgcataacccccccccccccatattcACTATTCAACCCCAatcattcgtttacaaattattacaaaccaatgcTAGCCGAATTAcagtaataaagaataaaataagaagttattctatagggagccttcaatcagGCCCATTCTTCCAACCTCACTCCTTTCAAGTTTCATAGCCTTGACATGGTCAGGGTGCGGCAAAGCTCCCTAGGGCCCCTGGCCAATACCAGTACCCAAACACTTACCAGAATGTTGGACATGTGCAGTGTGGAATTACCATCtttgtgtgtcaaagttcagtgAGTACTCAGGGGGTACTCAAAGCAATACTCACACGAAGAGGGTAGGACCTAATTTCTAGGAGTAGTGTGAAGTGCAGGAAGGAGAGGAAAATTCATCGTTcaaagagtttttccaaaaaaTTGGAGAGTTGCACACAAGGATAATGGGCAAAGGGGACAAATAGATCACATAATATCACCAAGAGATGCATAGACTTGTGCAAATTCAGTAGCAAGAGTACACAAAATCAAAGAGTTTTAAAGGACCTAGAAATGGTCGAATTTAGGCATAATAGTAAGTAGTAACAGAATATAGTCATAACAGGCAAGATTAGGAGCAAACAGTGGTCATGAGCATGCAAGTATCAACAGACAATCAAGGGGTCAATTACATGTTGCACAACAGAAGCATAGATAGAAAACAATTAGGAATATAACACACTAAAGTAGTAATAACCACATTGGTTTGGAACTTTGAAactaatcaggacataccagtaataAGAGAGCACAGCAGAATGCAAGAGCCAAATATGAGCACAATGTTAGCCTTGGCTTTCCAGCCGGCTAATAATAGTCAGGAGTAGGGAACAACAACAGACCAAGAGAGAGAAGTAGCACAAGAAAGAGAGAGAGCAATGTGTATTGCTGTGTGAGTTTGTGATATGCAATGTGTTAGTGAGTCTCATGCAAAAGAGAATGGGGGTACTTATAGTACTGAAGACGAGTAAACAAACAAGGTAGAAATCCATATTTAAGGAACTGGGTATCAatcataatcaaatcagtataaggactcctctttaattaaggaatcaaagTCAAACGGTAATAAGCagttgtttaaaagaaaaaaaatcataaagCATAGTATGATCACATAAGGAAATAGAATAGCATAAGGTATACAATAAAGACTAGGTACATGATACTTAATTAGGGAAATATGTCAGACAAATCAATCAACATATTTGTGCACACATATAGGGCCGAATACTACCTTAATTCTGGAAAATAGCCTCAAAAATAATGAACGAGATTGAAAACCTAGGAGATCAGTATTAATTGAGGAAGGTATCCCATAAATTAAGGAAGCAATTCGAAATCAGTACCAAACTATAAGGAAAATACGCAAAATCACAATTTTTAAGGCAAGTATCACAGTCTTAAAGGGAGCTTGTAAGAATCAGTATAAAATCACCACGTAAACAATCAGAGAAATCTTAAGCAAAGAACACAGAAGGGTAGGGGAATGAAACACTAGCGGCAAAATTAAAGCAAAGAGCACGGAACTCAGAGAAGAATCCAGAAGAACACACAAACAAGCAAACACGACAATAATACAAATATAAaccttaaagctagggtttcatcaAACTTAAGCAAAATATTTAGAAATAGTGCTGAGAATCATGACTTAGTACTCAAAATCGGAAGATAAAGTATTTTtgaaaaggggttaagaaaccctagtttccAAAGGGAACAAAAACGTTTAAAACTTGAATAATCGCAAAGATCGAGTAGAGAATAGTGCAAATCATAAAGGTATGAGTTGAAAATCGTTAAAGAATAGAGAGATTTAAGAGGTTTGGGTCGAGATTAGGGTTTTATAAGAAACCATAGGGAGAAGTGAGAGAAACCTGGCTGTGAAACTTAGGAACAATGGTGTTTACAACACCATCGAACAAAAACCCATCGGAGAAAGGCTGAAAACAAACCCAGGCAAGGCTTCAATGACCGTCTTGCATGGTGAAGACCCACAAAGTCTCATGAATGAAAGGAACCGATGAGGTAAGGCTTCAAGGCGGCTGGTTGTTGAAAGAGGCGAGGCTGGAGGTGGCCAGAGAGATGGTGAAGGCCATCGGAGAAGAagaaccagaaggttctagagaaaacGAGGAGAGGAAGAGACGGATAGATAGAGAGACCGGTTTCGAAAAGTGAGGGGTCATGGGGGGCAGGTgagagtttaattaaggaaaagggACCTGAGCCGTTGATCTTATTTGATCAACAGCTCAGATTAGTTCGGAGTTGGGCTGGGTTAGTTTAGAGTTGGGCTGGGGCGAATTTGGTTGGGTCTTGGGTTAAATTAAATTTTATGGGAGTGAGGTTAAattggggctaaaattgaaataataatgggctatgtgttaaatagccaattttccccttttattttatataaaatagttaaaataattttaaaaacaaattaaaagcactgaactaattaataatatataaatattaatataaaaatactgaaaatgattttataattataaaatattgttaatcgtaaaataggttataattgcaattatatgcaatttagccttaaaaatacccaataaatttgtaaaaatatgcaaaaatcaccttaattatattttggtataaatatgagaatagaaataaattattcacaaaaaaatgataatttgagagCAATTACTAGATTTTGTACTGTTGAAATAGacaataaactaattttaaaatcttaaaaattatggaaaaatgccaaaactcttgggcatgctcatatatgcatacacatgccattttgaaagtatttgagtATATAAAAAGTACCCagggaaaaattgagtatcaataATTATGTGAAATGATTCTAGGCAACATAGTACTTAATCTAGCATTTAAGAGCTTAGCAATAATCTTGCTAGACACATTGCACAAACTAATAGGCCTAACGTCTGAGAATGTTTGAGGGGATTCCACCTTTGGAAGCATTACTAGACACGTGTGAGTAAAAAATCTTGGTAACTGAGCTCCATAAAAAAAGGTCACTACAGCATTAAACACAGTTTCAACAATAATAGACCAGACACTTTGGTAGAACCTGCCAGTAAGACCATTAGGTCTATGTGCACTATCAGTATCCAACATGAAAACACATTTTTAACCTCCTCCATGGTTGGTATTTCAGTAAGGAAAGCATTATCCTCTTCAGTAACAGTTCTCTTCACCACATCCAGCACAGTAAGATCTTCAATGGTTATTTTAGCACCAAATAGTTGTTAAAAGAATCTGACTGCTGCTCCTGCCACCTCTGCCGTACCTTCCATAAGGTTTTCATTATCATCTCTGATCCTTCAGATGTTTAATTTCTTCCTTCTATCCTTGATTGCAGCATGAAAGAAAGCTGTGTTATCATCACCCTCTGTCAACCATTTAACTCTTGCCTTCTGCCTCAGAATTGAGTCATACAGCTTCAAAAATCTGGTAAATTCCGCTCTTGCTTTAGATAAGTTCATTCTGCATTCAGGAGATGGATCAGAGATCATTGCCTCTTCCAAACTTCTTATGAGAGCTTCAAGCCTCTTTGGTTCTTCATATATATCACCAAAAGCTTGTCTGGACCAAGCACTAAGAGTAGAACACACTTTCTTAAGCTTCTGATGAAAGAAGTACAAAGGATTGCCAAAAACTTTTTCTGACCAGGCTTTTTGAATTTTCCCCAAGTACTCCTCATGTTCTACCTATATATTGAGAAATTTAGAATACTTTACAAAATCATAGTCAGTGCTGGCCGCAGATATCAGTAATGGAGCAtggttagagcaagacctagaTAGGTGGGTGACGATTGTGCTCCCAAATGCATCAAACCATTCTGCATTGTAGACCAGCCTATCCAACCTCTCCCAAATAGTATTGGGGGGATCCCTGTTGTCACTCCAGGTGAACTGAGAGCCACAATATCCAGCATCCTGAAGTCCACAGTCAGATAAACAAGCCAAAAAATCCTACTATCTTTAACTCTGAAAGGTCTTCCTCTTTTCTTCTCCTCCTCACATGAAACAACATTAAAGTCACCCACCACCCCCCATGGATCATTAACCCAACTAGCTAAATCTTTAAGATCCTCCCATAAGACACATCTCGAAGTCTCATCACACTTTGCATAGATAGCAGAAATGTAAAAGGGTTGAGTACCTATAGAGTTAGAAATCCGCAAGAGAACATGTTGTTCTCTATCCTCAAGAATATCTATCACATAGTCAGAGGACCAAAATATCCAAATCTTGTTGGCTCAACTTGAAAAACAAGATTGATATCCCAGTATCCTTTTATATTTGTCAATCTTCCTGGCATTCACCATTGGCTCTTGTAGAATTACAAACGGTAATTTGTATTGTTGTATGAGAATTTTGAGTCTTTcacaagctccttgagagcctatACCTCTAATATTCCATGAAATTGTACTAATCATGAGAAACATCACATATTAGGCAATTTGTCTCCAATTTGTTGTTTCTTTTGTCTCCCTTCAGGAACATTACAACTCTCCCAATATTTGAGCTCATTACCCCTCTAGGAGACATTTGAAATAGGTAACACTTTGGTGTACTTGCCTGGCACAATTACTACCATCTTCAAGTATTTCTTTGCCCCGCCTTTGTTGTTCGTCATCTGATTTGGAGGTCTCCAGTTCTGGTGAGAGAGCCTCCATATCAACATCATTAAAGTTCTCGTTTAGATAGTTAGCTCGGATATCTTCCTCACCATTGTTGGAACAAGGATTAGTGATATTAGTGATGCCCCCTCTAGGATCTGCATGTTCACCATTTTGAGTGAGCTGCTCATAGTCATCATTTTGAGAGTTAACCAAACATTAAATATTAGGAGCATCATGAAATGTTGGTTCACCATCTAAGGCTTACTTCTCCTTCTCTTTAGCCTTCCTTGCAGCAATCCTAGCTGAAAGCTCAGGATCCAAGCCAAACATTTTACCTAGGCTTACCATCTCGTAGTTAGTTTCCTCCTCCTCCCTCAATCTAACCTCATCTGGGATGCTTATAGTGGTGACAAAatgtttcttcttttttctaaTCGCACTCATCTCTTCCTGGTTGACTTGAAGCATAGATTCTTGCATAATTTGATAATGGTCTTCTGCGATAGGTAGAACAGTCTCCTTCCTTTGCTTCACCTTCCCGACAGGTCTCTGAATCTCCTTGAAAAAAAAAGGCTTCACTGCCTTTTTCTTAGAGGGCCTTTCTTTGTCTAATCTGGTCGTCTTTCGTGGTTGTGAAGGCTTTTGTCCAGTTACCATGCTCCCATTGATTGTAACATCCATGCTAATTTGCTGCCCACTATCATTGTGATTGACAGTAATGACATtttgaccatttttccttctGAAATATCGAGACCCTCCATTCGATTGAGAATTTTGGATCAATTTAGATTCTTTTGCACTATTATTGGAGGCTTCATTCCTTCTATTGTTTAAgtcttttccctttcttcttgcAACTTCCTGCCAAGCTTCATACCCAGTAACCTTCCACTGGCTTCTCCTATGCTGGCAGCTCGAATCTCCTGATCGATTGGGTTCCCAGGTACAGTTGGAGGCACTAATTGGCTTTTTGGCGTATCTACCTGCATAGGTGTATGCTCCGTTTTTGTTGGATTTGCTGGTAATACCCGGAATCCCTAAATAGGATCCCGTCTCTTTCTTTAGGCTTATATAAGGTTGCTTCTCCCTTCCTCAATTCAGGATGTTGGACCCTGCATCTGTCATCACTATGACCCTGAACTTTGCAATGAAAGCAATAAGCAGAAAAGGTCTCATACTCCACTTTCTGCACAATCGTTTCCAAGATACCATCCTTCTTCCATATTTCAATAAAACCTCGTTAATCATAGGCTTAGCTAGGTCAATATCAACCCTTACTTTTGCATTAGTAGGCCTTGTCTTTGAGAGGGTGGCCTTATCCATGCTTAGAGGCATTCCCGCTGGTTCTAAAATCCTGCACAAAGCAGCCCATTCATAGTAATGCCAAGGTAAATCTGGAAGGTTAATCCAGATAGGGGCCAAGGTTGTTTCAGCACCCACTTTAAACCTCTTAGTCCATTTCTGAATTTTCATTACATGATCCCCAAATTGCAAGAAAGGTATGACATATACATCCATATGATCATCCTTGTTGTCAAAATCAATGAACACGTGTTGCATATCTTTAGCTCCAATACAAATTTTTCCTCTTCCAAGAAAGATCCTTGCAAACTCATCCCTAATGAATTCAATTAAAGGTCTTGTTCTGAGGAACTTACCAACAATGGTCCATTTGCAGGTAGCAACGAGAAGCTCGTCCTCTTCCTCTGTGAATACTACAACTAGTTTTCCTTGAACCAGCTCATATGGCCTTAGTATGAGTCGTATTTGACTTCGAGTCTCTGAAGGTCGGTTTCGAAGTGCATCTACATATGAGTTTTCTTGTTGAGCTACTAATTGAGAAGCACTAAAAGTGGAGGGAACTCCCGTTTGGATCTGTTCTGAGACTAACAGGTCATCCCTTTTTGCACCTTTCTGCTGCAGATCCGTGGCCCATGGTTCAGATCTCCCTGGTTTGGGTTATTAATTGATTTTGTGGAATCTGATTGGGACCTAAGGGGGTTGGATTTGGCTGAATTGTTGCTGTGTGAGTTGGAAAGTGGGGAACTTTGGTATGAAGTGGGAAGCGGGGACCATCTCCCACGTGAATTTGGTTGGTAGTTGTATAATTTATTACTTGATTAGGTAAAAAAagataaattacttaaaattttgtTGCTTCCCTTTGATAGAGCTTTTGGGGAGTTAGAAgtgatagtttatatgagtccaccaaactatagagtaccaggTCCTGTATGAGTTTTTACTGAGAATACTAATAGAATAGTAAGTAAATAAGACAGAGTTTTCTGTGGAAAAATAAATGCTCAAGGGgataaaaaccacgacctacactggtaGGAATTCAACTTCACTATGAGTAACTTTTACATTACAAgctatgcaatctaggaattaaactcttaatgcATCACTAACTcataatacacctattacaagccactttgcaatacacctattacaaagacttcaactcatgactaactctagtcacgacacaaacacgaagggtttatggttttacaaaggggttcctaagcaacgcttctagctaagcaatttaggaattacaatgaagaacaattacaaagttacaactcaactaaggacaacaaaatactaaattTAGGAACTAGTCTATAGTAGCGTTAAACTTTGTTCTTGAGGCACTTGAGAATTAAAATCGTTGTCTCTGAAGAACTGAATGCTTGAAttgaattctcaagtgttcaagtgatgttttatTATAATACTCTTGTTAATACACCTTTGATGACATCAgttgaatgatgtaagcacttggtTGGTCAAAAGACAAGTGACTGCAGAACTGTGTGCATAGTTTCTGTGGCAGTCACTTTCCAGCTATACACAATTGACTTTCGTACTGCCGACAAGGACACacaagggaccaggtccctgagTTGGTTCTCTATCTTTTACAGTTGCAGCAATTCACATTAGCTGGAGTCCTAGCTGGAGTCCGTTGATTAGCAATGTataccaagtgtgtcaggttccctatctagttcttgacagtaagtttgttagatcatcaaaacataaggctaagacattgaaaaccgatcaattttcccctttttgatgatgacaaacttacaCATTGATAACATATGTTTAGAGCAGAAATAACCAGATGAAGCAAtaggaacttcacaagttccccctgactttatgctTCTCCCTTAATTAGATCCCTGTTTCAATTatacttcccccttttggcatcattaaaaatacacaagcaGGCAATCgacataaagaagtctagcctagctaactcatgccacatatgtgcacacaatatGATAGAAAAGAGAAACAGAGAACACAAGCAATTAGATAGCAAAAGAGGACagtttttatatataaaatatatgcCTTTGTTTATAAAGCAAAGGCAAGATTGGACTGTTGAAATTGGGAGCAGTATTGATACATTTCCAATCcacatcaaaacaaaagaaacaaaaatatctGCCAAGTCATGAAAACAAAAATAGACAATCCAGAAACTGGTCAATGAAAGGGTtgcttagggggcactaggagtacAGGGCTTGAAAGCTGCAACAAGGGTTTGGAGAACTAGGTCTATTTGGGAATTCGCCGACTTTTTCTCGTTGAGCAGTTCTGCTTTTAGGTTCTCCACTTGTGCCCTGAGATCAACATTTTCTTTTGTCAAACCAACCACCTCCTCATTTGACTCAGGGGCCCCTTGGGCCTGTGACCTTCCAGGATAACGTTCCTCACCTTCAACCTTCAAATCTCTTCAGTTGCACTATTTTGAGCATTGATGAGCTGAGAGATTGTTGATGTACTGCCTAACCACCCATGCTTCTCGAT contains:
- the LOC138885233 gene encoding uncharacterized protein gives rise to the protein MAKAYDRISWSFLCLMLRKMGFAESWIDIIHRYISNNWYTIIMNGSRHGLFKSGRGLWQGDPHSPSLFVLSAELLSQLLNELQKHIGYKGFYMSSHGPQINNLAFADDTILFCNGGKATLQLIQTALATYEQVSGQKINKSKCSFSLASSATQRSIRKIEEITEMRHEPLLIKYLSCPIYSGRKKLSTFAGMVSKVINRIKGWYLKLLSSGGSAVLIRHVLLALNVHTLAAVHPTKGTIATIERYLARFFWSGQETSDRYHWSAWSKLCFPYEEGGANFRKLEDVCKAFTAKQWWRFRTTNSLWSQFVKAKYCRIYHPLISQWTAGKSHNWQAMCKLKYEVEQNILWRVGRGNSSFWYENWTNFGPLSSNLGEDVGYDNTKVNEVYKDGVWDWSCLHTQPPEAVKTWVASVHITIGQEEDDTPISTITTSGKFSVASAWNALRRRKDLAPFDSKLWHKDVPFKMSFLAWRAIHGKIATDERITRFGISLASKCCCCPSPGMIPDEEMCEHLFCQGHFAQQVWAIFAGMIMPPIVVWELWRSRCCSKYEMERLSVARSKCLITFNIAQLVNSHFGKLTVNNNWEDICKFFDYSLVERCITEVKWLKPHLLNSDGSCVNGNYGCGGVVRDNGGKMLMAYAIPMGQGTSNLAEVEALLFGLKWCVQQGYGLIIGETDSLLLHNCIQGIWSKPWRINSVVMEVKMLVEQKGLIIRHYFREANQVVDKMASLSHQLEEVYIFTYFDTLPRQVKGLLNVDRWQIPAFRVKKRRPSTIVYEPP